One region of Yersinia bercovieri ATCC 43970 genomic DNA includes:
- the greA gene encoding transcription elongation factor GreA — MKQIPMTVRGADKLREELDFLKGVRRPKIISDIATAREHGDLKENAEYHAAREQQGFCEGRIQEIEAKLSNAQVIDITKMPNNGRVIFGATVRVLNVDIEEEQQYRIVGDDEADFKQNLISVNSPIARGLIGKEVDDVVVIRTPGGEVEYEILSVDYV; from the coding sequence ATGAAACAGATTCCGATGACGGTACGTGGCGCAGATAAACTGCGTGAAGAACTGGATTTTTTAAAAGGCGTTCGTCGCCCTAAAATTATTTCTGATATTGCCACTGCCCGTGAGCATGGCGATTTGAAAGAAAATGCGGAATATCACGCAGCCCGCGAACAGCAAGGGTTCTGTGAAGGCCGTATTCAAGAAATTGAAGCAAAGCTCTCCAATGCGCAGGTGATTGATATCACTAAAATGCCAAATAATGGGCGCGTTATTTTTGGTGCCACGGTTCGTGTCTTAAATGTGGATATCGAAGAGGAGCAGCAGTATCGGATTGTGGGTGATGATGAAGCTGATTTTAAGCAAAATCTTATTTCAGTTAACTCACCTATCGCTCGTGGCCTGATTGGTAAGGAAGTCGATGACGTCGTTGTTATTCGAACTCCAGGCGGCGAAGTAGAATATGAAATTCTTAGCGTGGATTATGTGTAA